A window of Gopherus evgoodei ecotype Sinaloan lineage unplaced genomic scaffold, rGopEvg1_v1.p scaffold_57_arrow_ctg1, whole genome shotgun sequence genomic DNA:
CATGAGGGCAGGTCTTGCTTCTATCAACAGCTGATCTCTCGTTAAAACCAGGAACAGAAAGATTCGGCTGATCGAAGAGCTCTGGTTAGTTTTACATCTGAGCAAATTGGGGGAGCCACTGGGGTCCGTTTGCCCAGGAAAACGGCTACTGAACGAAAGTGGCAAGCCAGTAGAGATCACACGTTGTTTGATCCCCTAGCATCCCGGATTCCTGCCCTTTTGCATCATGGGAGCTGAGGTCTGGTCTTCCTTCAAAGCGATGAATAAATTCCACTTGATCTCTTCATGGGAGGAGGAAATATACCACGATGGGGCAACTTGGTTTAAAAGGGAACCGGGCAAGTTATGGGCCAGTGAAAAGTGGAACAGAAAAGTGCACGTACATCCCAGCAGTCAAGAGTCTTAACACTCCACGTAGCATCTGAATATCTGGGGCCGGGAGCTGGGAGTGCTCCCCAGCTTTGGGCAGCGACGCTGTCAGAGGCTGCAGCCGCAGCAGGCAGAGAAACTAAAAACCGGATCCGCTAATGCACATAAAAGAAAAAGGCACCGGAGTCCAAGTGGCCGATCCTGGTTGGGTCTCTGAAGGATCTTCCAAGGGGATGGATCTTCCAAAAGGATCACTGGAGTCAGAAGGGGATGGTCAGAGGGGAACCCACTGGGAAGGCCAGATCCTGTTAGGTCCATGAAGGATCTTCCAAGGAGAACATTAAATCCAGGGGGTGTTTGAAGGGGATCTACCAGGGAGGGAGATATTCTAGTTGGTCTCTGATGGATCTTCCAAGGAGATAGTTGAAATTAGAGAGGATGCCAATGGAAAGGGCAGATCCTGGTTGGTTCATGAAGAATGTTCCAGGGAGATCATTAGATCTGCAggggcatggagggaggggatcCCATGGGGGGAGAGATCCTGGTTGGTCCACAAAGGATCTTCCAAGGAGACCATTAGAtccagggggaagagagaggatcCAGAGCAAGGAGTCCCTCCTGGCTGACCTGTGATGAGTCTCAAGGAGGCCACCAGAACGGGGAGTGGTGGGagagtggggggggcggggtgtcaCGAGACAGCTGGGGACTCTGCGGCTGCCTCGTCCCCCTCCTCTGAGTCCCAGACTTCGGACTGCAGGTAGTCAGCGAAGAGGGCTTTGGCCCGGTGCAGCACCTTGGCCAGATTGTGCCGGCGCACCAGGCGGTCGAAGTGCATGGCCAGCTCGTTGTAGTCCATGTTGTTCTTCATGATGTGGTCCCGATGCTCCAGAAGGATGGCCAGGCAGAGGAAGAGCATAAAGGGGTTGCCTTTGCCAAACTCCTGTGGTGGAGGTAAGCTCACCGTGGCTGGGGACAGGGcggcggggagggggctgctgggtgaggaggatGGCGTGTCACCTGCCAAATCTCCCTTTTCCTCTGGCAGGCTCTCGCTGTTCTCGCtgccggggaggggggagcgggaggagggggagtctccGGAGGGCGTAGGCGGGGTCAGGAGCCGGAGAGACGGGGCGGAGAAAGACTTGGTCATGGCCGGGAGCTGGAGCAAGGGGTCCTGCTCGCTGCAgaagtcctcctcttcctccatagAGCGCTGGGATCTCAGCGAAGGCTCTTCCTCGGAGCTGTCATCACGAGCGCTGTAGTACATGAATTCTCCAAAGCTGGATTGCTTCAATAAGGTCTTCTGCTCCAAACAAGGCCGATCTCCGGGATCCTCCAAGGAGAGCCGGGCTCCGGACTCCTCCAAGCAAGGCTGGTCCCCAGTCGCTTCGAAGCTACAGGTGGGCCGCAGCATGTGGCGCTGGCGGACAGGCTGGCCGCTCTCACTGAGCCTGGCCGGTGGCCCCACCAGCTCCACCTCCTTCTCTGGAGGATCTGGTGGCAAGGAGCTCCAGGTTATCTCCAGCATCCGCAAGGCGTCCTCAAAGGCAAACTCCCGtttcagctccagcagcagccagcggtAGCAGAAGAAGAAGTCGTCAGCACCTCGGGAGAGGAGGTAGGCGTAGAACTCAGGATCCGAGTACTGGAGTAGGAGCTTGAGGTGAGAGAACTTGAGGGACATCACCTCGCCGTCCACCTGGAAGTTGCCTTCCAGGCGCTTCATGATGCCGCAGAAGCAGATGAAGGCGTGTGCCTCGTTGTCCATGACGGCCAGGATGGGCGAGGCGATGTCGCTCATGCCCTGGCAGTAGGAGATCTGCGGGTGGGTGACGGCGTAGGTGGTCAGCAGGTCGTGAAG
This region includes:
- the TBC1D25 gene encoding TBC1 domain family member 25, translating into MASKERGFQCERAQQNCPSPVSVEISIRNTGGSVQRRKREGFLQPEFRTFAVDPQITSLDVLQHILIRAFDLNGKKNFGISYLGQEKQGQETYLSLLSDWDLATAFASASKPYLQLLLDIKPSEDSPLLEDWDIISPKDVISTDLLLVEKRSLAAAALPFTQTIISQVGRTLSKVQQALSWSYGEDVKPFKPPLSDSEFHTYLNHEGQLNRPEELRLRIYHGGVEPSLRKVVWRYLLNVYPDGLTGQERMNYMKRKTREYDQLKGQWVERASPEDLDFIRSNVLKDVLRTDRTHPYYAGSEDNPHLTALHDLLTTYAVTHPQISYCQGMSDIASPILAVMDNEAHAFICFCGIMKRLEGNFQVDGEVMSLKFSHLKLLLQYSDPEFYAYLLSRGADDFFFCYRWLLLELKREFAFEDALRMLEITWSSLPPDPPEKEVELVGPPARLSESGQPVRQRHMLRPTCSFEATGDQPCLEESGARLSLEDPGDRPCLEQKTLLKQSSFGEFMYYSARDDSSEEEPSLRSQRSMEEEEDFCSEQDPLLQLPAMTKSFSAPSLRLLTPPTPSGDSPSSRSPLPGSENSESLPEEKGDLAGDTPSSSPSSPLPAALSPATVSLPPPQEFGKGNPFMLFLCLAILLEHRDHIMKNNMDYNELAMHFDRLVRRHNLAKVLHRAKALFADYLQSEVWDSEEGDEAAAESPAVS